In Ferroacidibacillus organovorans, a genomic segment contains:
- a CDS encoding helix-turn-helix domain-containing protein: MLRSHKIALDPNKQQATYFSKASGVARFAYNWGLAEWKRQYEAGEKPTQASLRRQLNAIKREQFPWMLEVTKNAPQMALIHLGDAF; encoded by the coding sequence ATGCTGAGAAGCCATAAGATTGCGCTTGATCCAAACAAGCAGCAAGCCACCTATTTTTCTAAAGCCAGCGGTGTGGCTCGGTTTGCCTACAACTGGGGTCTTGCGGAGTGGAAGCGCCAATACGAGGCGGGTGAAAAACCAACGCAAGCTTCACTTCGTCGGCAACTGAACGCGATCAAGCGCGAACAGTTCCCTTGGATGCTAGAAGTCACCAAAAACGCGCCACAAATGGCATTGATTCACCTTGGTGATGCGTTTTAA